One window from the genome of Aureibacillus halotolerans encodes:
- the ccmA gene encoding heme ABC exporter ATP-binding protein CcmA translates to MDKKLFVQMNNISKTIKKTTILHDIHMNVSSGHVVALCGGNGAGKSTLLRLLAGVQQPSEGTLLVGGLQSKTSKKAYAKQIGYMPDDYVFTNRLTGKESLVFWAKLRGLPKERAVQMLERVGLSQAANEAVQNYSKGMRQRLMLAQALLSNPPLLLLDEPTNGLDPYWVDNLIELVHEFSQAGTTIVLSTHNLSFTEAICNQIVFLRTGKIVFKSTPTEFRQHIDEEGYRDAFSAEGRWMQ, encoded by the coding sequence ATGGATAAGAAGTTATTTGTTCAAATGAATAACATTTCTAAAACGATAAAAAAGACTACTATTCTTCACGATATTCATATGAATGTCTCCTCTGGACATGTAGTGGCGCTTTGCGGTGGAAACGGTGCAGGAAAAAGTACTCTTCTTCGTTTGCTTGCCGGTGTTCAACAACCTTCTGAAGGAACACTTCTCGTTGGGGGACTACAGTCTAAAACAAGTAAAAAAGCTTACGCGAAGCAAATTGGGTACATGCCAGATGACTATGTCTTTACGAACCGTCTGACGGGTAAAGAGTCGCTTGTGTTCTGGGCAAAGTTACGTGGGCTTCCAAAGGAAAGAGCCGTACAAATGCTTGAACGGGTTGGTTTATCGCAAGCAGCGAATGAAGCCGTCCAAAACTACTCAAAAGGTATGCGGCAGCGCTTAATGCTCGCTCAAGCACTCCTTTCCAACCCACCATTATTATTGCTCGATGAGCCGACAAACGGACTGGATCCTTATTGGGTAGACAACCTAATTGAATTGGTGCATGAGTTTTCTCAGGCAGGGACAACGATCGTCCTCTCCACTCACAATCTTTCTTTTACGGAAGCCATTTGTAATCAAATCGTGTTCTTAAGAACGGGAAAGATCGTCTTTAAAAGTACCCCGACGGAATTTCGTCAGCATATTGATGAAGAAGGGTACCGCGACGCATTTTCAGCAGAAGGGAGATGGATGCAATGA
- a CDS encoding ABC transporter permease: MTQIGVIVARELKLGFRNPWAYSFLVVFSLFMLSLTLINAQGYVQGYSGASSTMMNLTLYLLPLMTLMLGSFSLTAEKEEGSWSLLSTYPLTTTAFITGKYIGIAIVLLTIVSIGYGIAGIAGSMAGAAWSLDVYLLLFSFSLILTLLYLAVAFLFGALVSNRWQALTLSISIWFFSVVGWPALLISVLSFLPYGWVQPVISVVTIFNPAEFARLFAVIKLGGGSALGPEYYQWVQWVQGTKGTIAALVFFLTWMMITLECSKILWGRRGRHG; the protein is encoded by the coding sequence GTGACTCAAATAGGGGTTATTGTCGCTAGAGAACTAAAATTAGGCTTTCGAAATCCGTGGGCATATTCGTTTCTAGTTGTGTTTTCACTTTTTATGCTTTCACTGACGTTAATCAATGCACAGGGGTATGTTCAAGGATATTCTGGAGCTTCTAGCACGATGATGAATTTAACGCTTTATTTATTACCGCTCATGACCTTAATGCTAGGGTCGTTTTCGCTGACAGCAGAAAAGGAAGAAGGAAGCTGGTCGCTGTTATCCACCTATCCCTTAACGACAACAGCATTTATCACGGGGAAGTATATCGGTATTGCCATTGTTCTACTTACCATTGTTTCAATTGGATATGGTATTGCTGGGATCGCAGGAAGCATGGCAGGCGCCGCGTGGTCCCTTGACGTCTATCTTCTCCTGTTTAGCTTCTCTTTGATTTTGACATTGCTCTATCTAGCTGTCGCCTTTCTTTTTGGGGCTTTAGTGAGCAATCGCTGGCAGGCCCTTACGTTGTCTATCAGCATATGGTTTTTTAGTGTGGTTGGATGGCCAGCTTTGCTTATTTCCGTGCTTTCCTTCCTTCCCTATGGTTGGGTGCAGCCTGTCATCTCTGTTGTTACAATTTTCAATCCAGCCGAATTCGCTCGCTTATTTGCTGTGATCAAGCTCGGGGGAGGATCGGCACTCGGTCCAGAATACTATCAATGGGTTCAATGGGTGCAGGGCACAAAAGGAACAATTGCAGCGCTTGTATTTTTTCTAACGTGGATGATGATTACTTTAGAATGCTCAAAAATACTATGGGGAAGGAGGGGGCGTCATGGATAA